From the Macaca nemestrina isolate mMacNem1 chromosome 7, mMacNem.hap1, whole genome shotgun sequence genome, one window contains:
- the LOC105490411 gene encoding tumor necrosis factor alpha-induced protein 8-like protein 3 isoform X1, with translation MDSDSGEQSEGEPVTAAGPDVFSSKSLALQAQKKILSKIASKTVANMLIDDTSSEIFDELYKVTKEHTHNKKEAHKIMKDLIKVAIKIGILYRNNQFSQEELVIVEKFRKKLNQTAMTIVSFYEVEYTFDRNVLSNLLHECKDLVHELVQRHLTPRTHGRINHVFNHFANVEFLSTLYSLDGDCRPNLKRICEGINKLLDEKVL, from the coding sequence GTCCTGATGTTTTTAGTTCAAAGAGTCTTGCTCTTCAAGCCCAGAAGAAGATTCTGAGCAAAATAGCCAGCAAAACTGTGGCCAACATGTTGATTGATGACACCAGCAGTGAGATCTTTGATGAGCTCTACAAAGTCACCAAAGAGCACACTCACAACAAGAAGGAAGCCCACAAGATCATGAAAGACTTAATCAAGGTGGCAATCAAAATTGGGATCCTCTACCGAAACAACCAGTTTAGCCAAGAGGAGCTTGTTATTGTGGAGAAGTTCCGGAAGAAGCTGAACCAGACCGCCATGACCATTGTCAGCTTCTATGAGGTGGAATACACCTTTGATAGGAATGTGCTCTCCAATCTCCTGCATGAGTGCAAGGACCTGGTACATGAACTGGTGCAGCGGCACCTGACGCCCAGGACCCACGGGCGCATCAACCACGTCTTTAACCACTTTGCCAATGTGGAGTTCCTCTCTACCCTTTATAGTCTGGATGGAGACTGTAGACCCAACCTCAAGAGGATTTGTGAAGGAATCAATAAGTTGCTAGATGAGAAAGTCCTTTAA